The proteins below are encoded in one region of Lactuca sativa cultivar Salinas chromosome 3, Lsat_Salinas_v11, whole genome shotgun sequence:
- the LOC128132737 gene encoding uncharacterized protein LOC128132737, producing the protein MDAARRREIELQTQTKRKANDTSSKTSGDAQKKQKQGGKSRYEYRPSSGQGEKNPLICYNCKKPGHHWKNCRAPPASAVPQITPAAPVCYHCNETGHKKPECPKLKVGKGSGGTNPAIASSSKGPTMVTRGRAHQMTTDEPVITATVAGTYLLDSEPAVVMFDSGATHSFVSRTFINRLGCSIGKLAHPMVVDVVDNRTIYVTDVYRGYTLEFSGVEFPIDLIPIAMRELYVIVGMDWLDAFDAEIHCRKKQVRVRNPRGGELII; encoded by the exons ATGGATGCAGCAAggaggagggaaatcgagttgcagACCCAGACCAAGAGGAAGGCCAATGACACCTCCTCCAAGACATCCGGAGATGCCCAGAAAAAGCAAAAGCAGGGTGGTAAGTCAAGGTATGAGTACAGGCCGTCTTCAGGTCAGGGCGAGAAAAATCCGTTGATATGCTACAACTGTAAAAAGCCAGGGCATCATTGGAAGAATTGTAGGGCTCCCCCTGCGAGTGCAGTTCCTCAGATTACTCCTGCTGCTCCCGTCTGCTATCACTGCAACGAGACGGGACACAAGAAGCCTGAATGCCCGAAGTTGAAGGTTGGTAAAGGAAGCGGGGGTACAAATCCTGCAATTGCATCATCTTCTAAGGGACCCACTATGGTGACACGAGGTCGTGCTCACCAGATGACTACGGATGAGCCGGTGATTACCGCGACAGTGGCag GCACTTATTTGCTAGATTCCGAGCCTGctgttgttatgtttgatagcgGTGCTACCCATTCTTTTGTATCTCGCACGTTTATTAATCGTTTGGGGTGTAGTATTGGAAAATTGGCTCACCCAATGGTTGTCGATGTTGTCGACAACCGCACTATTTATGTCACCGATGTTTATCGAGGTTACACTCTCGAGTTTTCTGGAGTTGAATTCCCTATTGATCTTATCCCTATTGCGATGCGAGAGCTCTAcgttatcgtaggcatggattggcttgatGCGTTTGATGCGGAAATCCACTGTCGTAAGAAGCAAGTTCGTGTTCGAAACCCTAGAGGTGGAGAACTTATTATTTAG